DNA sequence from the Myxococcaceae bacterium JPH2 genome:
TCACGATGCCGCGCGACGTGACGGGCTGGTCGCGCACCGCGCGGTCCGGCGCCATGCCGTGGTCGAAGGCGTAGAGGGTCGCCCCGGTGGCGATGCGCGAGCCCGCGCCGATGCGGATGCCCGCCGCGCCGCCATCCACGCTCGCCCGCGCGTTGATGCTCACACCGGGGCCCAGCTCCACCGGCCCATGCACGAACGCCTCCGCCGCGATGCTGCACCCGGGGCCCAGGCGCACGGTGCGCCCCAGCTCGGCGAAGATGCGCGCCTGGGGGGCGATGAAGCAGCCCTCGGCGATCTCCACCGTCTCCAACTCGCGCAGGTTGTCCTGCACCTCGCGCTGCCACGCCGCGGCCCACTCGCGGTGGCGTGGCTTGAGGACGAAGTACAGCCACGGCATCCAGGACAGCCGCTGCTTGTGCTGCTCACGTCGGCGCGCATCGAGGTCCACGCCGCCTGCCTACCATGGCGCTCGCGGCGCTGGGGGCTCCGCCGTCACTCCCCGGCCTCCACTGTGAAGTGGCAGCGCTCGCGCTCCGCGGCGATGGTGGCGCTGTCGTCCTGCCCGGGCATGAGCCGAGACACCATGTCGTCTGGCTCCCAGCGGTACGGCTGGCCCAACAGGCGCACCCGTCCCTCCGCGAGCGCGCGCGTGGCCTCCACCAACGGCAGGGGTAGCAGGTCGCGCTGGAGCGCCTCGAAGCGCCCCTGGCGCGCGGGGTCCAGGAAGCGGAAGCGGGAGCGCGCCACCACGGCCAGGTGGAACCACATGGGCCGGAACGCCACGCCCGCCAGCCCCAGCCGCGTCGCCATGGTGGCCAGCATCTCCGTCGCCTCGCGGCCCAGCCCCAGGCCCGGCACTTCCTGGCCAGGGAGTTGTGGCCGCAGGTCGCTGAAGCGGGCGCGCGGGTGGCGCAGGCTGAGCCAGTTGACGAAGAGGAAGTCCTCGCCGCCCAGGCGACGGCGCTCCAGCACGCAGTCCGTCAGCAGGTGCTCCTGCCCCGCCGCATGCCCCAGCACCTTGATTCGGTCGCCCGCGCCTGTCGCGCTCACGTCCACGCGCAGCCGGCGGTAGCCCAGGCGCTCCACGTGCGACAAGAGGCCATAGCGGAACAGCGCGTACTCCACCGCCTGCGCCGTGTAGTAGCCCAGCACGCGGGGCCGCGTGTCCGTCGCGACGCCGAGCGAGCCCTCCAAATCCTCCAGCGTCAGCGGCTCCTCCATCGGCGTGCTCCCTTCCTGCGTCAGCAGGTGGGCGATGCGCTGGAAGCGCGCGCTCAGCGGGTCATACCGCGCGGTGATGCGCCGGCTCGCCAGCCCCGACAGCACCAGCACCGTCCCGGCGAACACCTTCCACGACTCGGCGTGGTAACCCCCTCCGGGCAACCACACGCTGGAGCGCCCTCGCAGCGCGGTGGCCAGCACCACGTCCCGCTTGCGCGCGCCGTCGAGCGTCAGCCCCACCCGCCCGAAGCGATCTCCCGCGAGCACGTCGCCGCCCGCGATGACGAACGTCAGGTCCGAGCGCGGCATGCGCGACAGCAGCCGCTCCACCAGCGAGACATACGTCGCGTCGTCACAC
Encoded proteins:
- a CDS encoding acyltransferase, which codes for MDLDARRREQHKQRLSWMPWLYFVLKPRHREWAAAWQREVQDNLRELETVEIAEGCFIAPQARIFAELGRTVRLGPGCSIAAEAFVHGPVELGPGVSINARASVDGGAAGIRIGAGSRIATGATLYAFDHGMAPDRAVRDQPVTSRGIVIGSDVWVGANAGITDGVTVGDHAVVGMGAIVTKDVPEWAIVGGVPARVLGDRRNLPRSGAPGGWEPPDSK
- a CDS encoding histone deacetylase, encoding MIRDWLARLGVGRERVPVFYDEAYRLPLSAVESTVGIEPRGVDFTTWYLLESGVVRASDVHHPEPVSYGQLARVHEARYLESLGQPETLARIYAADPSEVPVDTLLDNVRRVCGGTLGAARLALLRRGPAVNMAGGFHHAGPDRGGGFCAVNDIAVALAELRAEGFDGRVAVLDLDAHPPDGTAACLAGHERVWLGSVSGSDWGALPAGVDETRVPEPCDDATYVSLVERLLSRMPRSDLTFVIAGGDVLAGDRFGRVGLTLDGARKRDVVLATALRGRSSVWLPGGGYHAESWKVFAGTVLVLSGLASRRITARYDPLSARFQRIAHLLTQEGSTPMEEPLTLEDLEGSLGVATDTRPRVLGYYTAQAVEYALFRYGLLSHVERLGYRRLRVDVSATGAGDRIKVLGHAAGQEHLLTDCVLERRRLGGEDFLFVNWLSLRHPRARFSDLRPQLPGQEVPGLGLGREATEMLATMATRLGLAGVAFRPMWFHLAVVARSRFRFLDPARQGRFEALQRDLLPLPLVEATRALAEGRVRLLGQPYRWEPDDMVSRLMPGQDDSATIAAERERCHFTVEAGE